AGGATCATGAATATCCCCATTAGACTTAACCTGACTTGAGTATTTACAGAGGTATACTATGACTGCAAAATTTGTATGGTGAATACTATCTTGTTTCATTGTCATCTCATGTTGCAGCACTGGGGTTTTCCTTGAGATTGCAATTTATCCCACATGCATATCATCTGTCTTGGAGATTGGTAATGTGCAGTGTAATAATCCTCGATGCACCCAAATTGGCAGAATTTCAAGCTGTGCACATACTGCACAGGTCTTGAACTGTTGAACTGCTCCACCCACATTCCCATGCTCACATCTTCCATCTTGAACAACTGCACAATGTGAACATTGGTTAATCAATCATCAATAACCACCACCTAAAACTGCTGAAGCACATTATGTGTATGTTTGGATAGCGGCCACATCCAATGTTTTTGCGTGTCCAGCATTTTTTTGGTCCAatacactgttcacgggacccgcaagtacattttttaagaaacacaactttaaaactgggtcccacggtactattcacatatttaaaatttattttactaaagtGTTTCCAATTTTCAGCAacaaacggtatccaaacagactttACATGTGTGTGCAGGTGAACACACTaataaacacacacacgcacGCACAGAGATTGAAGTGCAGAACAAAGCCACATACTCTTAATTTGTGCTCTTCAAAATCAGATACGATTAACTGTGCAATGTTGGATGATACAATGTAACCCGGCCCATTTGCATAGGTTGGATAGTCTTCCTCTGGCCATTCCTAGAACTCACAAGAAAAGGACATAATGGTGAGAAATGTGAACAGCATATCAAACCCTCATTAAAGAAAGTAATAAAGTCAAAAGAGTACTAAAAGTTGAATTGGTCAGGAACTCTACACTGTCTGGGTTTAactaggccaaaaaaaaaagtgatcatGGCAGTTGGTCAGTCATTTTATGCCCAAACATTGAACATTTAAGAGAGAAATATTTGGGTGTCTTAAACTATGTTGCACGGACACGGACATGGACACGGGGatacggcaatttttgaaaaataaggacacgacACGGCGGGGACACAacggttaaataattaattaaattttatatttagacatattttttaatatttttagacataaaatacgtttatgtctagaatttaaattatgtaagaactacaaataagtaaactaacacccaaagtagtacaataatacacataaaatcTTCAAGCACTTTCAGTATTCATTTTAGTAAAATCACCtacaatatttaactttaataaataaataaaattatagtaggacacacaaaaacaaatttataagttataactaatatataaaaataaataaataaaataaataggatAGAGGGCACCCACAGGCCACAGGCCACAGCAgcagttaaaaaaaaacaaaaaaaaaaaacaaaaacaaacgtGTTATAAATAAGTGAGTAACAGTACATTCACCAAAATTaatatcgaaaaaaaaaaaaaaaaaaaaaaaaaaaaaaaagaaaacagagagagaacaGAGAAGAGAATCAAGAGATCGGTCCgcgccgagagagagagagatcgaaagGGACAGAGGACAAAGGACACGGCGTCGATGTCGGAGCTCACTGATCGGCCCGATCTAACTCTGGCGAGGGACAGAGGGCAGCGGCAGCGACAAAGGGAGGGTGGGTTGAGAAGAACTTGAGATGTAGTTTCAACTTTCAGTCTAAGAGACTCTAAActtgctttattattttagggTTATCACAAAATCAATGGTATTAGTAAGTTCACCGGtcaaaatttgtgattttttttttttttttttctttgctggCGTGTTGGACGCGTCGGAACCGCATCCGCGCTGTATCGGAGCCATGTCGGagaagcctaaaaaaaaaaagaaaaaaaaaaaagggacatcGGAATCTGACGCGTCGTCCCTGTTCTGGTGTCTGACACGTGTCGGACGCGGACATGACGCCAAAAATGGCGTGTCCGTGCAACCTAGGTCTTAAACCTCTGATAATCAGAGGTAGGACTCTTTTCCAAAGTAAATATAGCCCCTAAACCTCATGATTGCAACAAAATAAACTTTCTTTCAACATTTGGAAGATGACTATATCATTCCAACACACAGCATTGACACCTAACTAGTGTTAAAgcaaatgaaatttcaaatcaGACATAATTAGATGTGGCACAAAATCTGCATTATATTACCTGATAACAAATtctaactttttgttaaaagcAAAAATAAGTAGCCAAAACCTATAAGCAGTGCTCATTTAGAGTCTGAAGAAATAATATCATAGTGTTACATTAAGCAACCCAAGGAAACAGAGCCAATTATCCTACTAAGGAGTAAGAACTAGAGGAGATGGGGAGAATTCATACCTCATATGTCACTGCCCATTTACCATGACGAAGGGGCTTGTGGTGATAGTTCATGTTTCCAATATAAAGGCTTCTATCTTCATCAACTTTTCTTACTTCCTTGATCACAGCATCCACCCTAACAAATGTGTCATCATCACACTTCATGATATACTTGGCAGCCACTGTGCGAACCTGTGAAGAGCCACATACATTGGTGATGTATATTTTCtagtaagaaagaaagaaaatagctaACTTTGGGTCATTTTCCAAAACTCACCCCATATTCGCAGATTGCTATAGTCTTCAACACAACAAGATCATAATTATCCATGTAAGGAACCATAACTATATCACCAAAATACTCTGATTCTTTTTTTAGCTCCAGATTTACTTCCTTTCTTCCATGCTGTCAAAACATAAATCTAAAAGCCCTAAATATCCAACATAAAGCTTTTCATCAAATGGTTTCTTATTAAAGAACACATGCCTCCAGCATCCAGCCTTACCATTGCTACAAAAAACCGAGCCACAACACGAGAAGATTTAATTGACTTATGTTGCATCCAAGATTTCCTCACAGCCATTCGCTCAGCAAAATGGTTGCCAGCAGATAGGATGCCAATGAAAAGCTCCAGATGCCCATAGGGAAGAGGTGGGGCTTTCCATTTAGTAAACATCTCAAGATGCATCTGCGTTGTGAAACTTGGATGTGATGTGGGTAAGGAAGCAGCAAAAACAGAATGTACATCAATATCCCCATTGACAGAAAGTCCAGTGGCATCTTCAAGAACAAATCCCTATGAACATTAGAAAAATTTCTTAAGATATCCAGTGTCCATTACAAAATACAATATGAGAAGATACCATAGGATACTCACAGTCCGATATGGAAATGAAGTGACATGCCTCCCATCTACATTAATATGGTAACCTTCCAAGCCAGCACTTATTGTTAGAACAAATAATTTTCCCTCTGCAAAAGGGTACGGCCAGTCTATAGACACCTGCTTCGTCCGCCCTATAAGTCTGTTCAACCACCAGGATGCCTTCGATTCTTCTGAGTGATTGTCATCATCACGAATCCACTTCTCACATTTCACCTGTCCATCAACttcataaattcaaaaaaatcagGAATAAACAGGATTAATTCAACCAAGGCAAACCTGTCATTATACAAAGACAGAATTCTACACCAAAGCAGTCTGAAAATCATACAAAGCAAATCTTCAACAGAAGAAActgagctttcttttctttcgtTTTTATAGAAAACTCACACCAGAGTGTAAGATGCCTAATATCATATTCAGAACTTACACAATGGCTTCAATTCTGTTCAAGTAAATGATTAAGTCATAGccgaccccaaaattttgggactaaggactttgttgttgttgttgtattgatctttgatctctTTGCTTAACCCTTCACTACAGAATTGATTGTTCTTCACAAATGACTAGGGTTGTACTTACAATGAAAGTTTAAGACCTTGATTAGGTACCTAGGCTAGAAGTGAAGATCTAGAAGGAATTTCTGAAACTTAGATACAGACATGTTTAT
This genomic stretch from Quercus lobata isolate SW786 chromosome 3, ValleyOak3.0 Primary Assembly, whole genome shotgun sequence harbors:
- the LOC115982966 gene encoding hydroxyproline O-galactosyltransferase GALT5-like, with the translated sequence MKRAKLETLVSPSRLRLLQLLMGIVFLCILVMTIEIPLVFRTESDSDDGAFGFLLPGDEPDGTYLYRKPKRQIQEFKRLSGLIFNESLFDAKKDEFSELYKSAKQAWVIGKKFWDEMESKKTEFSPKKGPENRSETCPNSITLSVGEFRNRVLELPCGLTLWSHITVVGTPRWGHPENDPKISVLNEGDESVMVSQFMMELQGLKIVDGEDPPRILHFNPRLKGDWSRRPVIEQNTCYRMQWGTALRCEGWKSRADEETVDGQVKCEKWIRDDDNHSEESKASWWLNRLIGRTKQVSIDWPYPFAEGKLFVLTISAGLEGYHINVDGRHVTSFPYRTGFVLEDATGLSVNGDIDVHSVFAASLPTSHPSFTTQMHLEMFTKWKAPPLPYGHLELFIGILSAGNHFAERMAVRKSWMQHKSIKSSRVVARFFVAMHGRKEVNLELKKESEYFGDIVMVPYMDNYDLVVLKTIAICEYGVRTVAAKYIMKCDDDTFVRVDAVIKEVRKVDEDRSLYIGNMNYHHKPLRHGKWAVTYEEWPEEDYPTYANGPGYIVSSNIAQLIVSDFEEHKLRLFKMEDVSMGMWVEQFNSSRPVQYVHSLKFCQFGCIEDYYTAHYQSPRQMICMWDKLQSQGKPQCCNMR